The following are encoded together in the Schistocerca americana isolate TAMUIC-IGC-003095 chromosome 6, iqSchAmer2.1, whole genome shotgun sequence genome:
- the LOC124619436 gene encoding uncharacterized protein LOC124619436, with amino-acid sequence MARLIVVLTFIIITPTYSEQNCNIPLVIRGSWFSWENGRITTTEINADSMSRKGYCIDMKEEYHVNYTFIFKQEGSSCYTCVKLLVRTVNVLEKMETACVSVPPEREATVENVCKGLKPDQQLITLFDENYVPVNCRSSLEGVWQFGYQNRFRFTGECNHPDAMVRSCQTAGTQFLITNQKFNITYKKCAGMSETFDGVVEYSCLGDWFVGKNHFFAVANTKESRKDEKYRCFLKNRDDDLYIGVSITAECNTLKTVEQSPERLHLTPVKSEAVVPGCTLPQNFSGEWINTANIDADIFINETHIMETWYPDEGRFRRTIYVCHQHRGTRYMMARLTVDGCQKDYVCFDFVPRHHNIIRYRRGIAFITDDFRTVCSWVQFKNQEAWKYDLYLAKNPAPVQCPVAGKFNFTQRGDIPFETRILGGVTLSPRPNIYCKQNISDFSVCDPDQKEIAIDETYCLSVDHRGRPVDIYSDPDYRLQCIGFWKENLKSYLITYDELDAFSKYRCWVYQRADLNRVLMSQALGPFCDLKQDVTSWNYTEGAAVAIDMVEYERERDQCPMHFDDGSNPWLNKENLIIVFTFGSGCTLGNSLFLVWFLVMFVYSL; translated from the coding sequence atggcaaGGTTAATTGTCGTGTTAACATTTATTATAATTACTCCGACCTACTCTGAACAAAACTGCAACATTCCTCTTGTTATCCGCGGTTCGTGGTTTTCCTGGGAAAATGGAAGAATTACGACGACTGAGATAAATGCGGATTCCATGTCAAGGAAAGGGTACTGTATTGACATGAAAGAAGAATATCatgttaattatacatttatttttaagcaGGAGGGCTCAAGCTGCTATACATGCGTGAAATTATTGGTCAGGACAGTTAACGTTTTGGAAAAGATGGAAACTGCGTGTGTTTCTGTACCTCCCGAAAGAGAGGCAACTGTGGAGAATGTCTGCAAAGGTTTGAAGCCCGACCAACAACTGATAACACTTTTCGATGAAAATTATGTACCAGTTAATTGCCGTTCAAGTTTAGAAGGCGTTTGGCAGTTTGGTTATCAGAATCGATTTCGCTTTACAGGAGAATGTAACCACCCAGACGCTATGGTCCGTTCCTGTCAGACTGCTGGTACACAGTTTCTGATCACAAATCAGAAATTTAACATAACATACAAGAAATGTGCCGGAATGAGTGAAACGTTTGATGGTGTTGTAGAATATAGTTGCCTCGGAGACTGGTTTGTGGGTAAAAATCACTTTTTTGCCGTTGCCAATACAAAAGAGTCGAGGAAAGACGAAAAATATCGATGTTTTTTGAAAAATAGGGATGATGACCTGTATATTGGTGTTTCAATTACAGCAGAATGCAACACACTCAAAACAGTGGAGCAGAGTCCGGAGAGATTACATCTCACACCGGTGAAATCTGAAGCTGTGGTTCCTGGTTGTACACTTCCACAAAATTTCTCAGGTGAATGGATAAACACAGCAAACATAGATGCTGATATTTTCATAAATGAAACACACATTATGGAAACATGGTATCCAGATGAGGGACGTTTCCGGCGAACCATATACGTTTGCCACCAACACAGAGGAACTCGTTACATGATGGCTAGACTCACTGTTGATGGTTGTCAGAAAGATTATGTATGTTTCGACTTTGTGCCCCGACATCATAATATAATAAGATATAGGCGCGGTATAGCTTTTATCACAGATGATTTTCGTACTGTATGTTCATGGGTGCAATTCAAAAATCAAGAAGCATGGAAGTACGATTTATATTTGGCAAAGAATCCTGCCCCTGTTCAGTGTCCTGTTGCAGGTAAATTTAACTTCACACAGCGAGGAGATATACCATTTGAAACCCGCATTCTTGGAGGTGTGACATTGTCACCAAGGCCAAATATCTACTGCAAGCAGAATATATCAGATTTTTCGGTTTGTGACCCagaccagaaagaaattgcaattgATGAAACATATTGCCTTAGTGTAGACCACCGTGGTCGACCTGTTGACATATATAGTGATCCTGATTACCGACTGCAATGTATTGGATTTTGGAAGGAGAATCTGAAGTCTTATTTAATAACATATGATGAACTTGATGCATTTAGCAAATATCGTTGCTGGGTATATCAAAGAGCTGATCTTAAcagggtactgatgtctcaggctcTTGGCCCATTCTGTGATCTCAAGCAAGATGTTACCAGCTGGAATTACACAGAAGGAGCTGCTGTCGCCATTGATATGGTAGAGTATGAAAGAGAACGTGACCAGTGTCCAATGCATTTTGATGATGGTAGTAATCCATGGTTAAATAAAGAAAATCTCATTATAGTTTTCACATTTGGTAGTGGATGTACTCTAGGAAATAGCCTTTTTCTTGTTTGGTTTTTAGTTATGTTTGTTTACAGTCTGTAG